A stretch of the Agrobacterium fabrum str. C58 genome encodes the following:
- a CDS encoding iron-siderophore ABC transporter substrate-binding protein: MTLGWSGEDAVLALGKTPVGMPRYRFFESGIFPWNEQRLDAIRPYLFEGDIDYEAIAALRPDLILGIYSGVDDLAYKRLSSIAPTVVYRSAPWSADWKEQTEMVGQALGRSDEAKALIEKTASTLKAMGDSWPVLRGKTFTFGTYFPGGSGLVVYLPEDPRVAALLELGLKPSAGVLSLSAAKPGQGSVTVGMEQVDSLDADILIMWYGEGARIAAEAQPLFMRLPAIKHSRYVALEDPVSVWSTSALSVLSIPYGFPRFLPRLAAVAERAGKE, encoded by the coding sequence GTGACGTTGGGCTGGAGCGGCGAAGATGCGGTTCTTGCGCTTGGAAAGACGCCGGTGGGTATGCCGCGTTATCGCTTTTTCGAGAGCGGAATCTTTCCTTGGAACGAGCAACGGCTGGACGCTATCCGGCCATATCTCTTCGAAGGCGATATTGATTATGAGGCGATCGCAGCGTTGCGGCCAGACCTCATCCTCGGCATCTATTCGGGCGTGGATGATCTCGCCTACAAGCGGCTTTCCTCCATCGCACCGACTGTTGTCTATCGCTCTGCGCCGTGGTCGGCCGACTGGAAGGAACAGACGGAAATGGTCGGGCAGGCACTCGGCAGAAGCGACGAGGCCAAAGCACTCATCGAAAAGACGGCATCCACTCTCAAGGCAATGGGCGACAGCTGGCCTGTCCTGCGTGGCAAGACATTTACCTTCGGGACCTATTTTCCCGGCGGGTCTGGCCTTGTCGTCTATCTGCCGGAGGATCCACGCGTTGCCGCCCTGCTTGAACTGGGGCTTAAACCATCGGCGGGCGTACTATCGCTATCGGCTGCCAAGCCCGGCCAGGGCTCCGTCACTGTTGGCATGGAACAGGTCGATAGCCTGGACGCCGACATCCTTATCATGTGGTACGGCGAAGGTGCACGCATTGCGGCCGAGGCGCAGCCGCTGTTCATGCGGCTTCCGGCGATCAAGCACAGTCGCTATGTGGCCCTGGAAGATCCTGTTTCCGTCTGGTCGACATCAGCCTTGAGCGTGTTGTCAATTCCCTATGGTTTCCCGAGGTTTTTGCCTCGTCTTGCCGCAGTGGCCGAGCGGGCGGGCAAGGAGTAA
- a CDS encoding ABC transporter ATP-binding protein, producing MTDRPDTRIERLEVQNATLRYNQRIIAEDLSVKIPDGSFTVIVGPNACGKSTLLRALSRLLTPSAGEVILDGKAIAGYPAKQLARAIGLLPQSSIAPDGITVAELVARGRYPHQSLFRQWSSEDEAAVALAMAATQTTQLSTRLVDELSGGQRQRVWVAMVLAQETPILLLDEPTTFLDIAHQIDLLDLCQELNAAGRTIVAVLHDLNHACRYATNIIAMRDGAIIAHGSPPTTVTERLVEDVFGLPCMIIPDPVSGTPLIVPKVKVRAACIPITPDIPEH from the coding sequence ATGACAGACCGGCCGGATACCCGAATCGAAAGGCTTGAGGTTCAAAATGCGACGTTGCGCTATAACCAGCGGATCATCGCTGAGGATTTGTCTGTGAAGATTCCAGACGGTTCCTTTACCGTTATCGTTGGACCCAATGCCTGCGGTAAGTCCACATTGCTGCGTGCCCTGTCGCGGCTGCTGACGCCTTCAGCAGGAGAGGTTATTCTCGACGGCAAGGCGATCGCCGGCTATCCCGCCAAACAGCTTGCCCGCGCGATTGGCCTTTTGCCACAGAGCTCGATCGCCCCCGACGGCATCACCGTCGCTGAGCTCGTCGCTCGCGGCCGCTATCCCCATCAATCCCTCTTCCGGCAATGGTCGAGCGAAGACGAAGCGGCAGTCGCATTGGCAATGGCTGCGACGCAGACGACGCAGCTTTCCACTCGTCTTGTCGACGAGCTTTCCGGCGGCCAGCGGCAGAGAGTGTGGGTTGCCATGGTGCTGGCACAGGAAACACCGATCCTGCTCCTTGATGAGCCAACCACTTTCTTGGATATCGCCCATCAGATTGACCTGCTTGATCTTTGTCAGGAGCTTAACGCTGCAGGCCGCACGATCGTCGCGGTGCTGCACGATCTCAACCATGCTTGCCGCTATGCCACCAATATCATCGCCATGAGGGATGGCGCCATCATCGCACACGGCTCTCCACCCACCACCGTAACCGAACGGCTGGTCGAAGACGTCTTTGGCCTCCCCTGCATGATCATTCCCGATCCGGTCTCAGGCACACCGTTGATCGTCCCAAAAGTTAAGGTAAGAGCCGCCTGCATCCCAATAACGCCGGACATTCCTGAGCATTAA
- a CDS encoding citrate synthase family protein: MVNLLIQRETCLRMLWYTYMVNLDLYNQYEIIMRHSDKFMTADRAAAELGISRATLYAYVSRGMIHTSDAADDPRRRLYSAHDIEALKKRKNVGRRPRQVAAAALDWGLPVLESAITEIAEGQLRYRGQDALALSQAASLEDVARLLWDCGEVDPFDDLKAAPTPWPQPVLDYVRDLPLTERCQALLPLLEAGRVTTWRRDNRRLWPGAAALLRGIAGACISSQPKTQAVHLSLADAWQTDAAGADLIRRALVLQADHELNTSAFAVRVVASTGASLGACLNAGLSALSGPLHGGMTSLVEILFDELDRYGDVERVIDERLRRGEAIPGFRHPLYPDGDPRATGLLLYLPPDAQRDELLQMMNDTTGQLPTCDVALVSLRRSLKLPRGAALALFAVARTVGWVAHALEQKLDDKLIRPRARYIGR; encoded by the coding sequence ATGGTCAATCTCCTCATTCAACGTGAAACATGCTTGAGGATGCTGTGGTACACATATATGGTCAATCTTGATTTATATAATCAATACGAGATCATCATGCGGCATTCCGACAAGTTCATGACCGCCGATCGCGCTGCGGCCGAGTTGGGCATCAGCCGTGCAACGCTTTATGCCTATGTAAGCCGTGGAATGATCCACACGAGCGACGCAGCCGATGATCCGCGCCGCAGGCTGTACAGCGCACATGACATCGAAGCGCTGAAGAAGAGAAAAAACGTTGGACGGCGTCCTCGGCAGGTGGCTGCGGCTGCGCTTGACTGGGGGTTGCCCGTGCTCGAGTCCGCCATTACCGAAATTGCGGAGGGCCAGTTACGTTATCGCGGTCAGGACGCTCTTGCTCTTTCGCAGGCGGCGAGCCTTGAGGACGTTGCCCGGCTGCTATGGGACTGCGGCGAAGTTGATCCATTCGATGATCTAAAAGCTGCCCCAACGCCGTGGCCACAGCCGGTACTCGACTATGTCAGAGATCTGCCACTGACAGAGCGGTGCCAGGCGCTTCTCCCTCTTTTGGAAGCGGGCCGGGTGACCACCTGGCGGCGTGACAACCGGCGTCTTTGGCCTGGTGCCGCAGCCTTGTTGCGGGGCATCGCCGGTGCCTGCATCTCAAGCCAACCGAAGACGCAAGCAGTTCACCTGTCCCTCGCGGACGCATGGCAGACGGACGCGGCAGGTGCGGATCTCATTCGCCGGGCCCTGGTTCTACAGGCCGATCACGAACTCAATACCTCGGCATTTGCGGTGCGCGTCGTAGCTTCGACGGGCGCATCGCTGGGGGCGTGCCTGAATGCGGGGCTTTCCGCGCTGAGCGGCCCCCTGCATGGCGGCATGACAAGCCTTGTCGAAATTTTATTCGACGAGCTGGATCGATATGGGGATGTCGAGCGGGTCATCGACGAACGCTTGCGTCGGGGTGAAGCCATTCCCGGCTTTCGTCATCCGCTCTATCCAGACGGCGACCCTCGAGCGACTGGCCTGTTGCTCTATCTCCCGCCGGATGCTCAACGCGACGAGCTTCTGCAAATGATGAACGATACTACCGGGCAACTGCCCACCTGCGATGTGGCGCTCGTCAGCCTCCGGCGAAGCCTGAAGCTGCCTCGCGGTGCGGCGCTTGCACTTTTTGCCGTAGCACGAACTGTCGGCTGGGTCGCCCATGCACTGGAACAGAAGCTGGATGACAAACTCATTCGACCCCGGGCCCGTTACATCGGGCGATAG
- a CDS encoding FecCD family ABC transporter permease, whose product MTAQVVDQTCADPNGRPPAVNGPCGRAWQLRARLLVLVALSATVLMLLFIASLLTGARAIAPSTGFYALFAYDPASAEHIIIRDYRLPRTLLGLLCGAAFGVSGALIQAITRNPLADPGILGVNAGAAFFVTLAVGLLGFHAISSYLWFAFLGAVAVTLIVYSVGSRGRDGASPARLVLSGVALSAVLGGIGSAITLLDPRTFDGLRVWSIGSLSGRNMDVVLTVAPFIIFGLVLSLCVAPSLNAVALGDDPSRALGVNLVRTRILVVIAVTLLAGAATAAAGPIGFIGLMVPHVVRWLSGPDQRRIIAFTILCSPILLLTADIAGRLVLFSGELEAGIVTAFIGAPVLIVLALRRRASGL is encoded by the coding sequence ATGACCGCGCAAGTCGTGGATCAGACATGTGCCGATCCCAACGGCCGACCGCCGGCTGTAAACGGGCCATGCGGGCGCGCCTGGCAATTGCGGGCGCGGCTGCTGGTACTGGTTGCTCTGTCCGCAACCGTCCTGATGCTACTGTTTATCGCGAGCCTCCTGACAGGTGCACGCGCCATTGCACCCTCCACCGGCTTCTATGCACTGTTCGCCTATGATCCGGCATCTGCCGAACACATCATTATCCGCGATTACCGCCTGCCGCGAACGTTGCTTGGCCTCTTGTGTGGTGCGGCGTTCGGCGTCTCCGGTGCGTTGATCCAGGCTATTACCCGCAATCCGCTCGCCGATCCCGGTATCCTCGGTGTAAATGCGGGCGCTGCCTTCTTCGTGACACTGGCGGTTGGGCTTTTAGGCTTTCACGCGATTTCCAGCTATCTCTGGTTTGCGTTTCTCGGCGCAGTTGCCGTAACGCTTATCGTCTATTCAGTTGGATCGCGCGGGCGCGATGGGGCAAGCCCGGCGCGGCTTGTTCTGTCCGGCGTGGCGCTCTCAGCCGTGCTCGGGGGCATCGGTTCCGCGATCACGCTGCTTGATCCCCGCACCTTCGACGGTCTGCGGGTCTGGTCGATCGGCTCGCTTTCCGGACGAAATATGGATGTCGTGTTGACAGTGGCACCATTCATCATATTCGGACTTGTCCTCTCGCTCTGCGTGGCGCCATCCCTCAATGCCGTCGCCCTGGGTGACGATCCCTCCCGCGCGCTCGGGGTCAATCTGGTGCGCACCCGCATCCTCGTGGTAATCGCCGTGACTCTCCTGGCGGGCGCGGCGACGGCAGCCGCAGGCCCGATCGGTTTTATCGGGCTGATGGTTCCGCATGTGGTACGCTGGCTCAGCGGACCCGATCAGCGAAGGATCATCGCCTTCACCATCCTCTGTTCGCCAATCCTTCTTTTGACCGCCGATATCGCCGGGCGGCTGGTGCTGTTTTCCGGCGAACTGGAAGCCGGGATCGTCACAGCTTTCATCGGGGCGCCGGTACTGATCGTCTTGGCACTGCGCCGGCGAGCGAGCGGCCTATGA
- a CDS encoding FecCD family ABC transporter permease codes for MRFDPRSLFVGVILLSLTVMIGAASLASGKFPVPSADVFKALLGAADSTMNMVVMEWRLPRLFLAFLLGGALGLSGAIFQSLTHNPLGSPDIIGFSAGSYTGALVVIFVCSGGYYETAAGALAGGVVTAAAIYLLAYRGGLQSFRLIVVGIGISAMLNALNAWMIRQADLKVAMSAAIWGAGSLNGLGFEQVWQVLLMLATIIPCVLALARPMRQLELGDDMATASGIHVNRLRLILMICGVALTAIVTAAAGPIAFVSLAAPQIARRLSGSGGVTLLPSALTGGLLLIAADWAAQHAFGAQLPVGIMTVSVGGFYFLWLLIREARQ; via the coding sequence ATGCGGTTCGATCCGCGCAGCCTTTTTGTCGGTGTGATCCTTCTGTCGCTAACAGTGATGATCGGGGCCGCATCGCTGGCAAGCGGAAAGTTTCCGGTCCCATCTGCAGATGTTTTTAAGGCGCTGCTGGGTGCCGCCGACAGCACGATGAATATGGTCGTGATGGAATGGCGGCTGCCGCGCCTGTTTCTTGCCTTTTTACTTGGCGGCGCCCTTGGTTTGAGCGGAGCGATCTTCCAGTCGTTGACGCACAATCCGCTGGGATCGCCGGATATTATCGGGTTTTCCGCCGGCTCCTATACCGGCGCGCTTGTTGTTATTTTCGTCTGTTCCGGCGGGTATTACGAGACTGCAGCTGGTGCCCTCGCCGGTGGCGTCGTCACGGCAGCCGCCATCTATCTCCTGGCCTATCGGGGCGGCTTGCAGAGTTTCCGGCTGATCGTCGTCGGTATCGGGATATCGGCTATGCTTAATGCGCTGAATGCATGGATGATTCGCCAGGCCGATCTTAAGGTTGCCATGTCGGCAGCGATCTGGGGAGCAGGTTCGCTGAATGGTCTCGGTTTCGAACAGGTCTGGCAGGTCTTGCTGATGCTGGCGACGATCATACCGTGTGTTCTGGCGCTCGCGCGGCCAATGCGGCAACTGGAACTGGGCGATGATATGGCAACAGCGTCCGGCATCCATGTAAACCGTCTCCGCCTGATTCTGATGATCTGCGGTGTTGCGCTGACGGCGATTGTCACGGCAGCGGCTGGGCCGATCGCCTTCGTTTCTCTGGCCGCACCCCAGATTGCGCGGCGCCTCTCGGGCTCTGGTGGCGTCACCCTGCTTCCGTCGGCGCTCACAGGTGGGTTGCTACTCATCGCCGCAGACTGGGCGGCTCAGCATGCCTTCGGTGCGCAATTGCCGGTTGGCATCATGACCGTCAGCGTCGGCGGGTTCTATTTTCTCTGGTTGCTGATCCGTGAGGCAAGACAATGA
- a CDS encoding siderophore-interacting protein: MSHDNVHEPYVEDYFLCEVTTVTQLTPSMTRVALQVEGGERLISTGHPDEWVRLALRPDPHTPVTLPVLMGNGEWGRPDGSQHCPNRPYTVRRWDAERREMLIDLVAHAGGVAASWAMGARVGDVVGICNPEGRFEPPEDTDWMLLVTDITGLPAVGRILEELGKTERAIVHVEIPSPADRQVINSDGDVSINWYETYGPSTGRDGYTQLPQIAGAIDILPEGPGYIYIAGEARAASECRKHFRDRLGFDKTRIDAIGYWIEGQARV; the protein is encoded by the coding sequence ATGTCCCACGATAATGTTCACGAACCCTATGTGGAAGATTATTTCCTCTGCGAGGTTACTACTGTTACACAATTGACGCCATCGATGACCCGGGTCGCCTTGCAAGTCGAGGGCGGTGAACGGTTGATATCGACCGGTCACCCCGACGAATGGGTGCGGCTTGCGTTGCGGCCTGATCCCCATACACCGGTGACGTTGCCGGTCTTGATGGGCAATGGGGAATGGGGTCGGCCGGATGGTTCGCAGCATTGCCCCAACCGGCCCTATACCGTCCGTCGCTGGGATGCGGAGCGCAGGGAGATGCTGATCGATCTTGTCGCCCACGCGGGTGGCGTTGCCGCCAGCTGGGCGATGGGCGCCAGGGTGGGCGACGTCGTCGGCATCTGTAATCCGGAAGGCCGTTTCGAGCCACCTGAGGATACGGACTGGATGTTGCTCGTCACCGACATCACGGGGCTTCCGGCAGTCGGTCGGATTTTGGAAGAACTGGGCAAGACTGAGCGCGCCATCGTGCATGTCGAGATCCCATCGCCTGCCGACCGCCAGGTGATCAACAGTGACGGCGACGTTTCGATCAACTGGTACGAGACCTATGGCCCGAGTACTGGTCGTGACGGCTATACCCAGCTGCCGCAAATCGCCGGCGCGATCGACATCTTACCCGAAGGACCGGGCTATATATACATCGCCGGGGAAGCACGAGCAGCCTCTGAATGCCGCAAGCATTTTCGCGATCGGCTCGGCTTCGACAAGACGCGGATCGATGCGATCGGCTACTGGATTGAGGGGCAGGCGCGCGTATGA
- a CDS encoding ArsR/SmtB family transcription factor: MDERQALTSFAALSQETRLHIVRILVVAGPDGMAAGAVAERAKVSPSNVSFHLKELERAGLIKQKREARSIIYTANYHCLGALIRFLMEDCCAGHPEICAQAVEVAACGVQTAEAKRVV; encoded by the coding sequence ATGGACGAACGTCAGGCCCTCACGTCGTTCGCGGCGCTGTCCCAGGAAACCCGCCTCCATATCGTGCGCATCCTTGTGGTCGCAGGCCCCGACGGCATGGCTGCGGGGGCTGTCGCGGAGAGGGCCAAGGTTTCGCCATCGAACGTTTCGTTTCACCTAAAGGAACTGGAGCGCGCTGGCCTGATCAAACAGAAGCGCGAGGCACGTTCGATCATATATACCGCCAATTACCACTGTCTCGGCGCATTGATCCGTTTCCTGATGGAAGACTGCTGCGCCGGCCACCCGGAAATCTGCGCACAAGCCGTCGAGGTTGCCGCTTGTGGCGTACAAACTGCGGAGGCCAAGCGCGTTGTTTGA
- a CDS encoding FecR family protein → MLDENFEALRREATAWIVRITSGTATTEDAEALLRWRSRSDAHEQAFQQSARLWKNLGSALGETRKTSASTVTRRSFIAAGSVAAGAAGVGVVLSELGFLPSVDAMLADYATGVGEQRTVELVDGSTAILDGGTTLSLDYSPSSRHLVLTSGAAVFDVVHDAARPFVVTAANGDTTATGTSFSVKHGEEDVSIECLEGHITVQCLGDSQLNGGEGISYSRAGLGKKVAADIETAAAWRRGLLIFEDRPLADVVSDLNRHRRGRVVIASSDLRSRRMSGVFHLNRPDEILAHLEETLQVRPVSLVGGIVLLR, encoded by the coding sequence ATGTTGGACGAGAATTTCGAAGCTCTCAGGCGCGAAGCGACAGCCTGGATCGTCCGCATCACGTCCGGTACGGCAACCACCGAAGATGCCGAGGCGCTTCTACGCTGGCGCTCCCGCAGCGACGCTCACGAGCAAGCCTTCCAGCAGTCGGCACGGCTTTGGAAAAATCTCGGATCAGCGCTTGGTGAGACCAGAAAGACATCTGCCTCGACTGTCACGCGGCGATCCTTTATCGCCGCTGGAAGTGTTGCAGCCGGTGCAGCGGGCGTAGGGGTCGTCCTGTCGGAGCTCGGATTTCTGCCGTCGGTAGACGCCATGCTCGCTGATTACGCCACCGGCGTCGGCGAACAGCGAACGGTCGAACTCGTTGATGGATCGACGGCCATTCTCGACGGTGGCACGACCCTTTCCCTTGACTACTCCCCATCAAGCCGGCACCTCGTGCTAACATCAGGAGCGGCGGTCTTCGATGTGGTCCACGATGCCGCGCGACCCTTTGTGGTGACCGCCGCCAATGGTGATACGACGGCAACTGGAACGTCGTTTTCGGTTAAGCATGGCGAGGAGGATGTCTCGATTGAGTGTCTCGAGGGACATATCACCGTGCAATGTCTGGGCGATAGCCAGCTAAATGGCGGCGAAGGCATCAGCTATTCCCGGGCTGGGCTTGGTAAGAAAGTCGCTGCCGATATCGAGACGGCGGCGGCGTGGCGGCGTGGCCTGCTGATTTTCGAGGACCGCCCGCTTGCAGACGTTGTCTCGGACCTCAATCGCCATCGGCGCGGCAGGGTGGTGATTGCAAGCAGCGATCTCCGCTCACGCCGGATGTCCGGGGTGTTTCACCTTAATCGTCCGGACGAAATCCTCGCGCATTTGGAAGAGACGTTGCAGGTTCGCCCCGTCAGTCTCGTTGGTGGAATCGTGCTGCTGCGATAG
- a CDS encoding RNA polymerase sigma factor, whose product MASYDDELVAAFSRNERRIKRYLISRTRSQADSDDLAQEAWIKLARNGAAALAAPVPYLMRIARSLAVDHDRGQKRKLTSNDIDVLMSVADEQPGPEKQFEDRDQVRCLIEIIDELPERQRKMLVACRLDQRRHADIAAEFGVSIRTVELEVRKAVDYCRERLETINRA is encoded by the coding sequence ATGGCAAGTTACGACGACGAGCTTGTGGCAGCTTTTTCGCGCAATGAACGCCGGATCAAACGTTACCTCATCAGCAGAACCCGTTCGCAGGCAGACAGCGATGATCTCGCTCAGGAAGCTTGGATCAAACTTGCCCGCAATGGCGCGGCGGCGTTAGCCGCGCCCGTTCCCTATCTAATGCGGATCGCGCGTAGCCTTGCGGTCGATCACGACCGCGGGCAGAAACGCAAACTCACCTCCAACGACATTGATGTTCTCATGTCTGTCGCCGACGAACAGCCGGGACCGGAGAAGCAGTTCGAAGACCGGGATCAGGTGCGCTGCCTGATAGAGATCATCGATGAACTTCCAGAACGCCAGCGCAAAATGCTGGTTGCTTGCCGGCTCGACCAGCGCCGCCATGCCGATATTGCCGCAGAATTTGGGGTCTCGATCCGCACGGTCGAGCTGGAAGTCCGCAAGGCAGTCGACTATTGCAGGGAGCGGCTCGAAACAATAAATCGAGCCTGA
- a CDS encoding TonB-dependent siderophore receptor has product MGQFNVGKQGREGKAINKWRIAHLSASIAFSALAMTSSTVFAQQSVSYSIPAGSLERGLIRFGAASGIQVLYNSAVANGRDTAGISGPLSPEAALQGLLANTGLTYRFTGPKSVTVADPAPAPGAVTDESATILQTITVQGAESAYGHVDGIVASRSATGTKTDTPLIEVPQSISVITADEVKARGAETIKEAVNYTAGVHVGGSSASTRAFDNIEIRGFAPTPLYLDGTYLPYIGDLGGSPQIDPYLLERIEVLKGPSSVLYGQNYPGGMINMVSKRPTDKPFNEVVAGTGTDGRAYGAFDFSGPVAGNDAFLYRLTGVATRTGTNIDYTKDERFMLAPSFALKPDEDTTFTFLSHYQKDNGVPDYQPLPYIGTVKAGPYGAINRDFFTGEPAYNGYDRGQAVLGYEFKHQFDDVWSIRHNAKYISVDDSYRTFFSGGYVETGGVTDYTKMRRNAIDYSSNNQVFATDTNLQAEFSTGEVGHTVIVGTDYKWFRNDYTGRYGFGNTPLDVFNPRYGSYREPTVGARWDNRISQLGLYAQDQIKWDNWILTLGGRYDWALQTDNDILSSTIGKKTDTAFTGRAGLIYLFDNGFAPYVSYSTSFMPYSGFDGQNNPFKPTTGEQWEVGLKYEPVGYDALITVSAFDLKQKNVPTYDEFTYLPAQTGEIHVQGIEIEGKATVFDSLDLIAAASYTDSVYSKADDGTQGNKVRFMPPVNVSLWGKYRIEDGPLEGLGFGAGVRHSSSGYGDAANSFKYPAYTVVDAALSYDFGKQNPKLEGLELNVTAQNLFDKTYVSGCSNINSCFYGKSRAVYANLSYKW; this is encoded by the coding sequence ATGGGGCAGTTCAACGTCGGCAAGCAAGGCCGTGAGGGCAAGGCAATAAACAAATGGCGAATTGCCCATCTGTCTGCGTCCATCGCATTTTCGGCGCTCGCCATGACCTCGTCCACGGTCTTCGCACAGCAAAGCGTCAGCTACTCTATTCCTGCCGGTTCTCTTGAGCGCGGCCTGATACGGTTCGGCGCTGCAAGCGGCATCCAGGTTCTCTACAACAGTGCTGTCGCTAACGGACGGGACACTGCCGGCATCAGCGGTCCGCTTTCTCCGGAGGCGGCATTGCAGGGGCTCCTCGCCAATACGGGTCTGACATACCGTTTTACCGGTCCGAAGAGTGTAACAGTCGCCGACCCGGCACCGGCACCGGGTGCTGTCACGGATGAAAGCGCGACAATACTACAGACAATTACGGTACAGGGCGCTGAGAGCGCCTATGGTCATGTCGATGGCATTGTTGCCAGCCGGTCCGCAACGGGAACGAAAACCGACACGCCGTTGATTGAAGTTCCGCAATCGATTTCCGTCATCACCGCCGATGAAGTGAAAGCCCGAGGCGCTGAAACGATCAAGGAAGCGGTAAATTATACGGCGGGCGTCCATGTCGGCGGCAGCAGTGCCTCGACCCGCGCGTTTGACAACATCGAGATACGTGGATTCGCGCCAACGCCTCTCTATCTCGACGGCACTTATCTGCCCTATATCGGCGATCTCGGTGGCTCACCACAGATCGACCCTTACCTGCTCGAGCGGATCGAAGTCCTGAAGGGACCATCTTCCGTCCTCTACGGCCAGAACTATCCCGGCGGCATGATCAACATGGTCAGCAAACGGCCAACGGACAAGCCATTCAATGAGGTTGTTGCAGGAACCGGCACGGACGGCCGAGCCTACGGTGCATTCGATTTTTCCGGCCCCGTGGCCGGTAACGATGCTTTCCTCTACCGGCTGACAGGCGTTGCAACCCGCACCGGGACGAATATCGACTACACCAAGGACGAGCGATTCATGCTGGCGCCCTCATTCGCGCTGAAGCCGGACGAGGACACCACCTTCACGTTCCTATCGCATTATCAAAAGGACAATGGCGTCCCGGACTACCAGCCCTTGCCATACATCGGAACGGTGAAGGCTGGGCCTTATGGAGCAATCAACCGTGATTTCTTCACCGGCGAGCCCGCCTACAACGGCTATGACAGGGGCCAGGCCGTCCTTGGCTATGAATTCAAGCATCAGTTCGACGACGTCTGGTCGATCCGACACAACGCGAAATATATCTCCGTCGATGATTCCTACCGGACATTCTTTAGCGGTGGTTATGTCGAGACGGGCGGCGTGACCGACTATACGAAGATGCGACGCAACGCGATCGACTATTCGTCGAACAACCAGGTTTTTGCCACCGATACCAATCTCCAGGCCGAGTTCTCGACCGGTGAGGTTGGGCACACAGTCATCGTCGGCACCGACTACAAATGGTTCCGCAATGATTATACGGGCCGTTATGGCTTTGGCAACACGCCGCTGGATGTGTTCAATCCTCGCTACGGATCTTACAGGGAGCCAACGGTCGGCGCCCGTTGGGACAACAGGATCAGCCAGCTGGGCCTTTATGCCCAGGATCAGATCAAATGGGACAATTGGATTTTGACGCTTGGCGGCCGTTATGATTGGGCGTTGCAGACCGACAACGACATCCTCTCATCGACAATTGGCAAAAAGACCGACACCGCATTCACCGGCCGCGCGGGGCTCATTTACCTCTTTGACAATGGCTTTGCGCCTTACGTCAGCTATTCCACTTCCTTCATGCCCTATTCGGGGTTTGACGGGCAGAACAACCCATTCAAGCCCACGACCGGTGAGCAGTGGGAGGTCGGACTCAAGTATGAGCCGGTTGGTTACGATGCTCTGATCACGGTCTCCGCGTTCGATTTGAAGCAAAAGAATGTGCCTACCTATGATGAATTTACCTATCTTCCGGCGCAGACAGGCGAAATTCACGTCCAGGGTATCGAGATCGAAGGCAAGGCAACGGTGTTTGATAGCCTTGATCTGATTGCAGCCGCCTCCTACACGGATTCGGTCTATTCTAAGGCGGATGACGGAACACAGGGGAACAAGGTTCGTTTCATGCCTCCGGTCAACGTATCCCTTTGGGGCAAATACCGGATCGAAGATGGTCCGCTCGAAGGGCTCGGGTTTGGCGCCGGGGTGCGTCACTCAAGCAGCGGATATGGCGATGCAGCCAACAGCTTCAAGTATCCCGCCTACACGGTCGTGGATGCAGCATTGTCCTATGACTTTGGCAAGCAGAATCCCAAGCTGGAAGGCCTGGAACTGAACGTGACGGCCCAGAACCTGTTCGACAAAACCTATGTGAGCGGGTGTAGCAATATAAACTCCTGCTTCTATGGAAAATCGCGGGCGGTCTATGCCAACCTGAGCTACAAATGGTAA
- a CDS encoding HAD hydrolase-like protein: MTMGPYPEVPHALYRQREQYRLAIFINSRDDLIASTVAAIGASFGYVITAEQAGAYKPSREMFQYAYRQMDATPDEAVHVTMGKYWYMKARYEPGLRGIWVNRQGEEGNPDWLPYAELSKGPPACFVRNARGWVADYFARPRQNAADTVFGETGTSSSYKLNLPVAFISVIHSSIIQGL, translated from the coding sequence ATGACGATGGGCCCATATCCGGAGGTGCCGCATGCCCTTTACCGGCAGCGCGAGCAATACAGGCTGGCGATCTTCATCAACTCCCGCGATGATCTGATTGCATCGACGGTCGCTGCCATCGGTGCATCATTCGGCTATGTCATCACCGCGGAGCAGGCCGGTGCGTACAAACCGTCGAGGGAAATGTTCCAATACGCGTACCGGCAGATGGATGCCACTCCAGACGAGGCCGTGCACGTCACTATGGGTAAGTATTGGTATATGAAGGCACGTTACGAACCAGGATTGCGGGGTATTTGGGTCAACCGGCAAGGAGAGGAGGGTAACCCGGACTGGCTGCCTTATGCCGAGCTTTCAAAGGGGCCGCCAGCCTGCTTCGTCCGTAACGCCAGAGGATGGGTCGCAGATTATTTTGCGCGACCGCGCCAGAATGCGGCGGACACGGTATTCGGCGAGACGGGGACATCCAGTTCTTACAAACTCAACTTGCCGGTTGCGTTTATATCAGTTATCCATAGTTCAATAATTCAAGGATTGTAG